In Nycticebus coucang isolate mNycCou1 chromosome 24, mNycCou1.pri, whole genome shotgun sequence, a single window of DNA contains:
- the CHRNA2 gene encoding neuronal acetylcholine receptor subunit alpha-2 isoform X3, producing MEWNDYKLRWNPAEFGNITSLRVPSEMIWTPDIVLYNNADGEFAVTHMTKAHLFFTGTLHWVPPAIYKSSCSIDVTFFPFDQQRCKMKFGSWTYDKANIDLEQMEQAVDLKDYWESGEWAIVNATGTYNSKKYDCCAEIYPDVTYTLVIRRLPLFYTVNLIIPCLLISCLTVLVFYLPSDCAEKVTLCISVLLSLTVFLLLITEIIPSTSLVIPLIGEYLLFTMIFVTLSIVITVFVLNVHHRSPSTHTMPGWVRGALLGCVPRWLLMNRPPSPLELRKPAGLKLSPSYHWLETNVDAEEREVLAVEEDRWARAAYSATPASTLHSHGGLPGPKAEASLQESEILLSPRMQKALEGVLYIADHLRAEDADSSVKEDWKYVAMVIDRIFLWLFIVVCFLGTVGLFLPPFLAGMI from the exons ATG GAGTGGAATGACTACAAGCTGCGCTGGAATCCAGCTGAGTTCGGCAACATCACTTCCCTCCGGGTCCCTTCCGAGATGATCTGGACCCCTGACATTGTCCTCTACAACAA tgCAGATGGAGAGTTTGCAGTGACCCACATGACCAAGGCCCACCTCTTCTTCACCGGCACCTTGCACTGGGTGCCCCCTGCCATCTACAAGAGCTCCTGCAGCATCGACGTCACCTTCTTCCCCTTCGACCAGCAGAGGTGCAAGATGAAGTTCGGCTCCTGGACCTATGACAAGGCCAACATCGACCTGGAGCAGATGGAGCAGGCAGTGGACCTGAAGGACTACTGGGAGAGCGGGGAGTGGGCCATTGTCAACGCCACGGGCACCTACAATTCCAAGAAGTATGATTGCTGCGCTGAGATCTACCCTGACGTCACGTACACCTTGGTGATCCGGCGGCTGCCGCTGTTCTACACAGTGAACCTCATCATCCCCTGCCTGCTCATCTCCTGCCTCACCGTGCTGGTCTTCTATCTGCCGTCCGACTGCGCCGAGAAGGTCACGCTGTGCATCTCCGTGCTGCTGTCCCTCACCGTCTTCCTGCTGCTCATCACCGAGATCATCCCGTCCACCTCGCTGGTCATCCCGCTCATCGGCGAGTACCTGCTCTTCACCATGATCTTCGTCACCCTGTCCATCGTCATCACTGTCTTTGTGCTCAATGTGCACCACCGCTCGCCCAGCACCCACACCATGCCGGGCTGGGTGCGGGGGGCCCTCCTGGGGTGTGTGCCCCGCTGGCTTCTGATGAACCGGCCCCCATCGCCCTTGGAGCTCCGAAAGCCTGCTGGCCTGAAGCTCAGCCCCTCTTACCACTGGCTGGAGACCAACGTGGATGCCGAGGAGAGGGAGGTGCTGGCAGTGGAGGAAGACAGATGGGCGCGCGCTGCTTACTCTGCCACCCCGGCCAGCACCCTCCACAGCCACGGTGGCCTGCCTGGTCCCAAGGCTGAGGCTTCACTGCAGGAGAGTGAGATCCTGCTGTCTCCTCGCATGCAGAAGGCACTAGAAGGCGTGCTTTATATTGCTGACCACCTGCGTGCTGAGGATGCGGACTCTTCG GTGAAGGAGGACTGGAAGTACGTCGCCATGGTCATTGACAGGATATTCCTCTGGCTGTTCATTGTCGTCTGCTTTCTGGGCACTGTTggccttttccttcctcccttcctggctGGAATGATCTGA
- the CHRNA2 gene encoding neuronal acetylcholine receptor subunit alpha-2 isoform X4: protein MTKAHLFFTGTLHWVPPAIYKSSCSIDVTFFPFDQQRCKMKFGSWTYDKANIDLEQMEQAVDLKDYWESGEWAIVNATGTYNSKKYDCCAEIYPDVTYTLVIRRLPLFYTVNLIIPCLLISCLTVLVFYLPSDCAEKVTLCISVLLSLTVFLLLITEIIPSTSLVIPLIGEYLLFTMIFVTLSIVITVFVLNVHHRSPSTHTMPGWVRGALLGCVPRWLLMNRPPSPLELRKPAGLKLSPSYHWLETNVDAEEREVLAVEEDRWARAAYSATPASTLHSHGGLPGPKAEASLQESEILLSPRMQKALEGVLYIADHLRAEDADSSVKEDWKYVAMVIDRIFLWLFIVVCFLGTVGLFLPPFLAGMI from the exons ATGACCAAGGCCCACCTCTTCTTCACCGGCACCTTGCACTGGGTGCCCCCTGCCATCTACAAGAGCTCCTGCAGCATCGACGTCACCTTCTTCCCCTTCGACCAGCAGAGGTGCAAGATGAAGTTCGGCTCCTGGACCTATGACAAGGCCAACATCGACCTGGAGCAGATGGAGCAGGCAGTGGACCTGAAGGACTACTGGGAGAGCGGGGAGTGGGCCATTGTCAACGCCACGGGCACCTACAATTCCAAGAAGTATGATTGCTGCGCTGAGATCTACCCTGACGTCACGTACACCTTGGTGATCCGGCGGCTGCCGCTGTTCTACACAGTGAACCTCATCATCCCCTGCCTGCTCATCTCCTGCCTCACCGTGCTGGTCTTCTATCTGCCGTCCGACTGCGCCGAGAAGGTCACGCTGTGCATCTCCGTGCTGCTGTCCCTCACCGTCTTCCTGCTGCTCATCACCGAGATCATCCCGTCCACCTCGCTGGTCATCCCGCTCATCGGCGAGTACCTGCTCTTCACCATGATCTTCGTCACCCTGTCCATCGTCATCACTGTCTTTGTGCTCAATGTGCACCACCGCTCGCCCAGCACCCACACCATGCCGGGCTGGGTGCGGGGGGCCCTCCTGGGGTGTGTGCCCCGCTGGCTTCTGATGAACCGGCCCCCATCGCCCTTGGAGCTCCGAAAGCCTGCTGGCCTGAAGCTCAGCCCCTCTTACCACTGGCTGGAGACCAACGTGGATGCCGAGGAGAGGGAGGTGCTGGCAGTGGAGGAAGACAGATGGGCGCGCGCTGCTTACTCTGCCACCCCGGCCAGCACCCTCCACAGCCACGGTGGCCTGCCTGGTCCCAAGGCTGAGGCTTCACTGCAGGAGAGTGAGATCCTGCTGTCTCCTCGCATGCAGAAGGCACTAGAAGGCGTGCTTTATATTGCTGACCACCTGCGTGCTGAGGATGCGGACTCTTCG GTGAAGGAGGACTGGAAGTACGTCGCCATGGTCATTGACAGGATATTCCTCTGGCTGTTCATTGTCGTCTGCTTTCTGGGCACTGTTggccttttccttcctcccttcctggctGGAATGATCTGA